DNA sequence from the Penicillium psychrofluorescens genome assembly, chromosome: 3 genome:
GCGTCAGGTACATGAACCTATCAATTCATCTCCGAAACATCACAGTAGACATtccaagaagagagaagagtATTTCAATGTCGACGGGCAGGGGCGCAAGTGAACGTCACACAAGTCCAAAGTGGCAACATACCTCCACGCAGCTCGTATACTTCGACCTCGTCACCTCTGGAGGCAGCATACAATGCAGCTAGGGCCCCTACAGGCCCAGCACCGACTACGACGACCTTCTGGCCGGATGGAAGAGCGGCCATCATGGAGTGCCGGCGACGAGCGCCATCGGGATGAGTCGTAGCGATGGAAGAAACTCACGGGGTCACGTGCCTCCCGTTTATCCGAAAGGATCGACCAGTTAAGGTGTTGACTCAGCGCGGATCCAATGCGTTGTGGCCTGAGGCAACAATTATTCCTGTTCGGGCTTAGTGTGGATCGGCTCCTTGGTCGCGCGGCCAAAAAGCGAATAATTCTTGATTCTCTCGACGATCACGAGATTCACGATCATCTGTccgccatggcagccacgGCCCGAAAATGCATCGGCTTGGAATGTACCAACGATGCAGGCACCCTGCAGTGCCCGACCTGCCTGAAGACGGGCACCGacagcttcttctgctcgcAGGACTGTTTCAAGCGGAGTTGGGTATGATCCGATCTCTCCGTCTGCCGTGTTGACTTGGTGACTGACTCCAAAGGCTGCGGTAGACCGAGCACAAGACCATACACAAGAAGAGTAATCTCCtcatcaacttcttccctccGAAGGTAGTCTCTGAACCAGATCCAGCCACCGGCCACTTTAACCCCTTCCCGTCCTTCCAATTCACCGGCCCGCTGCGCCCAGTGTACCCTCTATCGCCCAAACGCACCATCCCCCAGTCGATCACGCACCCGGACTATGCTCGCGATGGCATCCCGCGCTCCGAGCAGCGCCTGGTCGGCCGGCACAACATCACGATTCTGAacaaggaggagcaggagggcATGCGCAAGGTCTGCCGGCTGGCACGGGAGGTACTAGATCTAGCCGCAGCGGCGATCAAGCCCGGCGTCACGACGGACTATATCGACGAAGTGGTCCACAAGGCCTGCATAGAGCGTGAGGTATGTTGCTGAAATAACCACCACCGAGGGGGGGAGGAACCACCCTGACGTTCGTTCTCAGTCATATCCATCACCACTGAACTACGTGAACTTCCCGAAATCCGTCTGCACCTCGATCAACGAGACCATCTGCCACGGTATTCCCGACCAACGGCCGCTGGAAGACGGCGATATTGTCAACATCGACGTGACCCTGTACCACAAGGGATTCCACGGCGATCTCAACGAGACGTACTATGTCGGCGACAAGTCCCGCGCGAACGCCGACGCCGTGCGCGTGGTGGAGACGGCACGCGAGTGTCTCGACAAGTCCATTGACCTGGTGAAGCCTGGCATGCTGTTCCGGGACCCCGGCAACGTGATCGAGAAACTCGCCAAGAGCCGCAACTGCAGCGTTGTCAAGACCTACTGCGGGCACGGAATCAACCAGTTGTTCCACTGCGCGCCCAATGTTCCTCACTACGGCAAAAACAAGGCTGTCGGGACCGCGAAGCCCGGCATGTGCTTTACGATCGAACCCATGATTAACCTGGGCACGCACCGCGACCGCACCTGGCCGGATGATTGGACCAGCACGACGGCTGATGGGTCCCTGTCGGCTCAGTTTGAGCACACACTGCTGGTGACGGAGGATGGGGTCGAGGTGTTGACGGCACGGTTGCCCGATTCGCCTGGCGGGCCCATCCCGATTCCGgtggcggaagagaagaacgGGAATTGAGATCTAGTCTAGCTTAGATATCCTTGACGCTGCATTTGATCCATCTATCTACTACCCAATCTCATCACTCCTAGTTGCCGACGTATAGTTCTCATTGGTCCGATATCGGCTAATCGGCAGTACCAAGGCGGGGGTGCCTTATCAACACGTGCCGCCTTGAGGGTGTCGACGGTTTCCACGGGAATTGAGGGTTGGGAGGATCTGCTGGGCTGCTGGGGACAATCCGGGGCAAGATTCGACAAGGAAAATGCCTCCAGACCAAGAACCCAACGAGACATCCCCGCTGCTGGGCGCGCAAGGGGATGCCCATCCTCCCTCCACGGGGGCCATTCCCTCGCAGATTGACGAAGAGCAGGCAAAGGAGCCGTTCCCCGATGCGCGGAAGCAGCTCAAATATATTGTCCCTGCCATTTCCCTGGGAGTACGAAAGATCCCCGTTTACCTCGTAAATGAACATGACTAACCTGACATACTATAGATTTTCCTCTCAGCTGCGGACCAGacaatcatcatggccagctATGGTCAAATCGGCAGTGATCTCAAGGCCCTGAACTTGACGAGCTGGATTGCAACTTCGTACTTTCTCACTCTCACCTCGTTTCAGCCTCTGTATGGCAAGTTGTCTGATATCTTTGGCCGCAAGCAATGTCTGCTGTTCGCGTATGCCATTTTCGGGATAGGCAATCTGTTCTGCGGGCTGGCTCGCAATATCAATGAGTTGATTGCTGCGCGGGTCTTCCAGGGTAttggtggcggtggcatgACTACCGTGGTCAGTATCCTGATGAGTGATATTGTTCCGCTGCGGGATCGGGGCGTGTGGCAGGGCATTATCAATATTATCTATGCCACTGGCTCGGGCACGGGTGCGCCGTTAGGTATGGCCATCCAATCATTTTTTGTATACGGATCAATACTGATTGATGCCTCTTAGGTGGAATTCTGGCCGATTATAttggctggcgctggtgtgTATTCCCTCGTTGTCTACCGAAAGTTTTCTTCTCTGACAGTCTCTCCGCAGGGCATTCCTGGCACAATTCCCTCTGTGCATTATTGCCTTTGTCGCCGTATCCTTCATGTTGAAGCTCCCGCCCCGCGAAAGCGCCCACTGGAAGACCAAGCTCCGACGCatcgacttcctcggcgccatcgtcctcgtcggtgCCGTATTCGGTTTCCTGCTGGGTCTTGACCGAGGCAGCAACGTCTCATGGAAGATGCCCATCACAATCATCTCGCTGAGCGTCTCAGTCGTGCTATTCgggctcttcctcctggtCGAGATCTACCTCGCGGCCGAGCCCTTTGCGCCGGGacacatcatcttcgaccgGACTGTCTTTGCTTGCTACTGCTGCAATTTCTTCAGCTTTGGCGGCTGGCTCGCCGCACTGTTCTATATCCCGTTGTATTTCCAAGCGGTCGATGGCGTATCTGCCACTGTCGCGGGTCTGCGTCTGCTTCCGAGTATCCTGGCCGGAGTGACTGGCTCTTTGGTTGCGGGTGTTGTCATGAAATGGTCTGGGAAGTATTACTGGCTGACTGTTGCCGCATACACCTCCCTGACGACGGGGTGTTTCTGTGTCTATCTTTTCTCCGGCACGGCCATGGAAAACACGGTCATGATGATTATAGGAATGGTCCTTGCCGCGTTTGGCAATGGCATCGGAGTCACGTCGACCTTGATTGGCCTGAGTAAGTTCTCGACATTCTCCGCGCTGTAAAACTTACTGACCAACCCACCAGTCTCAAACGCTACACACGAAGACCAAGCCGTCGTGACCGCCTGCTCATATCTCTTCCGCTCCCTGGGCTCCGTCATCGGCCTGTCTCTCTCATCGACAGTAGTCCAACAGCTCCTCCGCGCCCGACTGCGCTCCGAACTACACAGCAGCAAAAACATCGACCAGATTGTCGACGGCGTCCGCGAGAGTCTTGATTTCATCAAGAAACTCGATCCCGAGATCGCCCAGATCGTGCGCAGCTGCTACGGCTGGTCCACGAACAAGGGCTTCGGCTTtatggtggtggtggtgttctTCGCGCTGTTTAGCAGCTTCTTCATTCGGGAGAGTAAGCTCACTCGCTGAGAGGACTGGATGGACCAGTACATAGTGTCGAGGGGGTGAGTGAAGGGTTGGCATTTCTTTTCTATCCGGACGCCGTAGGTACATACCCTTTTTGCATTTGTATGTGATGGGAAGTAGATGGATGGGGGAAATATGCATAGTATTTTGATAAAATTGGCAATGATAACGATCTAGAGTTTGAGTTCATAGCTGCTTCTGTTCTTCCTTGTATAATAGGACCCGTGGAATTCATTCTGTCTCTACTCAACCATAATAGCTCTCCCTCTAAAAGGTTAAAATGTGATCACTGCACAGACCCTGGGGCAAGACTAGCCCCCACACTCGATCTGGCCgctgctcggcctggttcgctccctttctttttcctgggCCCTGTTGATCCCTGCTTCTACTGGCAACACCCGTCTTGGCCATCCTTGGTCGCGGTCCCCCATCTGGCCGGGAGCCCGATATTTACCACGCTAACAATGCCTAGAACTCGAGGTTCCTCGCAGGGATCTTTCGAGCCAATTGCGCCTATTGGGGGCTCAAAAAAGAAGAGCCCCATTGGCAAACCCACGCGCTTCGGTCTGGGCTCATTTCCCCGGACCGGAACTGGACATCCTgcgttggccttggccttggtgcTGGCTCGGTGCAATTAGAATGTCTCAATCCCTTTATTATTGGACATCTCGCGCGAgtcttctctccttctcattCTCACCGTCGCGTCTGGCAGTGACTGCTCCCTCTAGGCGTCACCATGGTTGCCATTGCGCTTCTCACCCTGGGATTTCTGGCATCTCAGATCCCAGGCGTGCCCGCATCCGCCCATAGACATGGCCATCATGTCCACCACCGtcctccgccctccccgGCAACACCCACGGCTGCCTCCACGGAgacagccgccgcagcagctcaGCTAGATCATCTGTCCCAGATTGCTCTCCAAAACGCAATTGAGAACTTCGAGGGAAAACCGATAAGCCCAGATGGCTGCAATGCGCTAACTCTGCGAGTCCGGCGTGACTGGAGGGACTTCTCTTACCGGGATAAGAGGGAGTATATCGATTCCGTGCTCTGTTTACAAAGGCTGCCGGCGCGGACTCCCTCGAAGCTGGCTCCGGGGGCGAAGACTCGCTTCGATGACTTTGTGGCAACTCACATCAACCAGACTATGGAAATCCATTACTCTGTACGTGGTTTTTCTGGTATTTTTTATTTTGTCCGATGCTGATTTGCAGTAGGGTACATTCTTGGCCTGGCACCGGTATTTCGTCCATGGATTTGAAACCGCTCTGCGCGATGAATGTGGTTATACTGGCGACTATCCGTACTGGGACTGGGGCGCCGATACCAACGATATGTCCAAGTCGCCCGTCTTCGATGGAAGTGAGACGTCCATGTCTGGCAACGGCCTCCACATCCGCGACGAGAAAGACATCCAACTAAAAATGGGTAACTTCGCTCCCATATCTCTGCCGGCTGGCACGGGGGGAGGATGCGTCCATAATGGACCATTCAAGGACTACACGGTCAATCTGGGCCCGGCCTCTCTGGAGCTATGCGGCGGCAACCTGAGCAAAGTAGCTCACCCGATGGACTACAACCCACGCTGTTTCAAGCGCGACCTGACCACAGAGATCCTGCAACGCTACGCCAACTACACATCCATCGTGTCACTGATCGTGAATAACCACAACATCTGGGACTTCGAAATGACCATGCAAGGCATTCCGGGCAGTGGATCTATTGGCGTCCATGGCGGCGGCCACTATGCGATGGGCGGTGATCCTGGCCGCGACGTCTTCACGAGTCCCGGTGACCCGGCCTTCTGGCTTCATCACGGCATGATCGACCGCGTGTGGTGGATTTGGCAGAACCTGGACTTGGAGACGCGCCAGAATGCTATCGCGGGTACTGGCACGTTTTTGAACCAGCCGCCTTCGCCGAATACCACCCTTGACACTGTGATTGACCTGGGCTGGGCGAACCTGAGACCCATTGCTATGAAGGATCTTATGAGTGCCAGTGATGGGCCTTTCTGCTATGTGTATAGATGAAGTGGTACTATGAGGGTGAATAAGTTATAATTTTGTGAGGAAAGTTAATGTATATAATCAAAATAGTTAATTCATGAAGTACATATGGGCTTTCCAATAGAGCAAGGAGCAGCATAGCAGTGTAACTCGAACGTATATCTGAGGGACAGTATCTGCTCCACAACAAAGCCATATTTATCTTGCTAATTTCGACAAATTTATTTCTCCCCTAAATCGCTATGAGGCGAACTAATGTTGTAGTGCCTAACCCCGTGATGTCCGAGCTCCAAACCCCAAACCCTTCCCAAAAACCGTCATCCACTTGGCACCTACACCTTCGCCGATCACTCACTCACTCCGACCACTAGAACTTGGTTTCTGCTGTCCTCTGTTTCTCCAAGACAATTCATCAACAATGATCTCTCCTCAATTTCCCTGACAGTTTCATTTGCAGCTTCCAGCTCAGCGGCCATGCCCACACCGCATTCGGGGCCGGTCTCGTTGACACGATACCGGCCCATCCTCTACCTCTTCACCGGTGTCGCAGCGGCCTATGCAGTTGTCTACATCCATAACAATGTCATTCTGCCACGGCGTTCCCAACCCTCGCTGCGACGTCGAAACGCCGTGCGCCGCCACCGACGAAGCGATGCCGAAGAACTCGCCCTGCTCGAGACCCCGTCCTACCGAGCCATCACCCACCTCGAACAACTGGAGCGGCAGAATGGAGTGTACGGAACATTTCGCATCGAGACCGAAGACGGACGACGCGTGGAAAGTGGCCTCTTGCCTTCGCTGCTCGCAACCCGCGACCAGCtgatggaggaggttggggtCCCTCCGGCCCACGCGGAGCGCATGCGCGAAATGATGGAAGACACTTTTCTGGAATCTTTTCTTGCTCTCGACTTCCCCTCCGCACACACTCTTGCAGACAACAGCCCAGAAAGGGCTTATTTGACGGAGCAACTTCAACGACGAGGGATTTCCCGGGCGGGCATTGAGAGGGCGCTGATCCGGTTCAATGGAGACGAAAATTATGGAGAGGAGCTGCGCCGGCGGAGGCAGAACGGCGAGCGAGTAACGCTCTCTACTTCCACCTTCCCGGAAGTGTCGGGACCGCCACAGAACCTCGACGGCGCAGAAACGGTGGTTGATGACCAGAGTGTCTTCTCCTGGCGAGATGGGAACAATGATACCTCTCCGACACGAGAGGGACAGAATCTGCTAAATTTGCTCTATCACATTGCCGAGGACCAGGCGCGGAGAGATGGCTATATTCACCGGGGCGTGACTTGCAACAGCTGCGGCGCCATGCCCATCCAGGGTATTCGATACCGATGTGCGAACTGCATCGACTATGACCTTTGTGAAACATGCGAGGCGATGCAAGTACATATCAAAACGCATCTGTTCTACAAGGTGCGGATTCCGGCTCCCTTCTTGGGCAACCCACGACAATCACAGCCTGTGTGGTATCCTGGGAAGCCCGCGATGCTCCCACGCAGCCTTCCACGGACCCTGGCCAAGCGCCTCATAAAGGAGACGGGTTTTGAAAACACCGAGCTCGATGCCCTCTGGGACCAGTTCCGCTGCCTGGCAAACTATGAATGGGCAGATGATCCGAACAAGTTGTACATGGCCATTGACCGCAAAACATTTGACCGGTGCTTTGTGCCCAACACCTCCATTCGgccgcctcctcccagtCTCATCTACGACCGTATGTTTGCGTTCTACGACACAAATAACGACAACCTCATCGGGTTTGAAGAGTTCCTCAAGGGGCTGGCGAGTTTGAATAATAAAAGCAACGATGAAAGGCTGCGGCGTGTCTTTCGTGGATACGATATCGATGGAGATGGTTACGTGGAGCGCAAGGACTTCCTCCGAGTGTTCAGAGCGTACTATGCTCTCAGTCGGGAGCTCACCCGGGATATGGTTGCTGGAATGGAGGATGACTTTTTGGAGGGCGGCGCTCGAGATGTCGTTCTTGGTAGCCAGCCTATCAGCTCTGCTTTTCCAGGCAACATTCCCTCGGGCGAGCCTTCACGGACTGGTGAGGGTAAACGGCCGAATCAGGATGGAGATATGGAAATCGTCGACAATGAAGGTATCTTGCGACAGGACGGTGACGATACTGGTGACCGACACTCAATCGTTGGTGACGCGGCTGTGCGAGAGCAGTTCGGTCGAGTGCGTCCGTTGTTTCCGTCGACACTTCGCCTTCCTCGTGCCGAGGTCGAGGCTTCCCAGGCGGAATTTgatcatggtggtgatgataACGATGATGCCAGCGAATCTTCTGACGAGTCCGGCTCTTCAGTTGCCAGCGGCAACTGGCCACCAGCCGAACATATCCACGAAGAAGACATTATCGACGCGCTGGGGACGTATGTTCCTCCTCAAGAGATTACCGATCCCGTCGACAGAGCTCGTATTGCTACCTCGGTGTATCACAGAATGCGCGATGACGATCGGCGTCGAGTAGACGAGGCGCGACGATATGGTATTGATGAGCGCTGGAGACGCCGGGCATTCTAcacggatgaagaagatggtgcAACCGTCCCGGAGGGATATCAACGGGATCCGGCCGTGGATGACGATCTCAGTGATGACGAGAAGCTCCATGTACCGCAAACCTTTGAGCCGCAACCGCCTTCTTCCCGTTCGCGGTCATCGTCTAAGGTGCGGTTTCAGGACGACCTCACCGACGATTACGATGTGCGCTCAAACCCTTCAACATCGTCCCGGAGCATACCAGTTGGGGAACGGTGGGGAGGTTTCGAGATCCCGGAAGTCGAAAAAGATGTGGGCAAAGAGATCTTGTATCAGGTCACGCAACAGGGGTTCAACGAGCTTCTCGATATACTGTTCAAACCCAAAGAGGATCTGATCATGGAAGCGTATCGGACACGAGCTGATCGCAAGGCATGGGCTCAGGAGATTGAGCTTGTGGAGAAAGCTGATCCCCAAAAAGGCACCATCAAGGAGGCACAGGCAAGCAACGAGGGAGAATTGCGGGCCGTCACCAGTGAAAGGTCTCTGGATGACCTCTTGCAGCGCTCTGGCTATGCCGTGCTCAGTCCGGTAGCGGAGTCCGTCAACATAGGGCCAGTGTTGGCCCCTCCATCCCCAGGGGCTGTATCGCCCCGGGACGACGACAACGATGACGATGTTCGGCCCTCTCATCTCGGTGATCCAGGACATGATGTTGCCATTGGTCAAGACCGGCCGTTCGAGGAGGATTACGATGAAACTGAGTCAGATGCATCTGGTCCGGAGTCCTCAGAAGATATCTCGCAACttgcggatgaagaagagctgtACAATGATCCTACTTTACCACAACACCGTCCCAACGCCGAATTCGCTCGACCTCGTCTTTCTTTCCGCGACCAGCCCTCTGTGATAGCCTCACCAGAATCCTCCGACCTCCCCTTGGAGCTCCGCCTCGAACCAAACGGCAcaacctccctccccgcACCGTCTTCTCCCGACTTTTCATCCCccgaagccgaagccacAGCGCCCAAACCCCCTCCCTCACCTATGCAGCCACTCCCACCGCCGACCTCGTCGACCGACCAAGCGGCGGAACCTTCTGGCCCGCACAAACCGTCGCCCAAGACCATTGCCCGATGGGCGTACCTGAACCAGGTCGAGCGCGAAGCCAAGGAGCGCGGCCGCAGCGGAGCAGCAAAGCTCAGCTTTGAGGAATTTTCCCGCCGCATGGCTGCAGACCGCGGACGGAGGCTTGGGTTTGTGGCTACCTGGATTGAGATGGCTAGTTTTTAGATTCGGCGGAGAATCTTTGTACATTAATATCTATACGGAAAGAAACCAAGGAGTGTACGGTACGGTTCAAGCAAAATAGTTATCACGTAGCTCATATTTTATCCCAACCACGTAAATCTCTCTGTCAGAGTGGAATGGCCTCGAAATTCCTCTCATTCCAAAATGCTGAATAATCGAGCCCGATGGCTAATAAGTTAACTACCACCCTGCCGTGGCCAACATCAACGCGGTTTAACATAATTCATTCTTTCGCTCTAAGACATCTTGGGACTGCCAGCTCTCAATATCGCTGTGTAGAGTGCTAGGAGACGCGTACATTCTATTTTCAAGACTCATGTTTCATCTTGGTTCTGCGATCTGGGGCAGTCATGGATGACAAAAGGCGTCGGACCAGGACCGGCTGTCTGACATGTCGAACAAGACGGATCAAATGTGATGAACGGAAACCAACCTGCGAGCGCTGCGAAATCACCAATGTCGAGTGCGCTGGATATGCACAGAAGCGCCGTGTCATGACAAGGCGACCAAAGCATAGCTCAACAGCGCTTACGAGCGCCTCACCCTCCACAGAGCCTGAACACCACGGTTATGCCACACCACATCTACAACTACGCGCCGATGGGCTGCCTTTGATAGGGGTTCCAAACAACCCGACTTCATTACAGCGGCCGCATGCTCGGGCCCGCGATGTGTTGGCCTATCACCAATTCCTCTTCAGGACCATGCTGATCATTTTCCCGGAAGAGACTCTTTCTTACTGGAGAGACTATGTTTGCCAAGAAGCTTGGGAAATTGAGTGTGTCTATGATGCTATTGTCGCGCTCGGATCCATGCATCGGGCCACATTGTTGCTATCCCAGCAAACTGAGAACGACCGCCATCGAGGTTTAGACACCAAAGTGATCGCTATCCGGGCGTATGCAAACGCGTTACAAGGTGTTTCCGATAATTTAGCTCGCAATCAAATTTCCATGGCCCTTCTTTTGGGTGTGCTCATTCTTTTTGCATATGTTGAGGTAAAACCTCCCTCTGGAGAAGTCTATCGTTGATACTAACAATCACACATAGTGCTTCGACGGGAATATTCCAGCGACAATGCGACACATCCATATGGCCCAGCATTATTTCAAATCAATGTGCTCCAGAGACGGCCGAGAATCGGAACACTACAAGACAGCGATCGAGTTATGTCTGCAAGACTTGGACCTTGTTCGTCGTGTTACCCTGCCGGATCCAAAAGTGATCAAAATGATACACCCAATGCATATTCAAAGTCAAAGACCTAGCTTATCTCCATCCTCAGCTCAGGTGGCTCTGGACTCATCGCCGAGAGTTATGCTGCAGCAATTACTCGATATTGGCTCTATGGACGCCGAAATCAAGCAATTGACTTGGTGCCCAGTTGGTGTTAATTTGAGACCCATACCAGAGAGCAAGATTCTGGTCATGATTGAGTGCCTGAGAGATTGGAAAGCTGCCCATGCCATTCTTTTCCATCGGTTCATGGTCGATGAAGCGCTATCAGACGCCGTAAATTTCAATTTTGCGGCTTTGGACAAACTGCCCATCCCCCCGTCCCCTCATCCAAGTCTACCAAAAGATTACTGCCTTGCACTAGCATTATACGCATTTTACCGAGCGCGACTCACTTGGGCGCTAAGCATTTCCAATCACGGAGACAGCAATCTCGAACTCGACACCTATCACTTCATCTATCAGCTACTACGATTCGTCCAGACTGCCACGGACAGTCCACCTTCAACCGCTCAATACAGTCCTTTGAGATGCGAAGCGCTGAGAATAGGCTTTTCACCAATGCTTTTCCTCGCCGGACAATCCTGTCCCAAACCAACCTGGCTTCGGTGGATATCATTTGAATTGGACCGAGTCGGCCAAGAAGGCGTTTTCAATAACAAAGCCTTTGCTTCAAGCCTTGATGTCCTGTCAACCCTCGAAAAGCGTGTCGATCGAGACTTGGGGCCGCCTGGTGTCGAGCGCTTCTCATCGTCAACTTCGCGCGTGCTATCTATTCTTTTCCCCGACATGGACGGTCGAGTCTTCGTGACGTACTATGGCGAAGCCCGAGATCGAGATGCGGATGGCGGTAACTTGTATTCTCCTTTGAGCATTGCCCGCTGGTCGGCTTTTGTCAATGAAGGCAGACCTGTTGTGAATGCGTTTGATGGGGATCGAGGAACCGTGTTCAGTGAATGGGTTTTGGGTCAGAGTTTGGTTAGGGAGTGGGTGCAGTGGTTGACTTTTTCGGAATTCGATCTCAATCAGACGCTTCATGATCATATGAATGGGGGTCGGCTATTGCCCAATCGTGATGAAGTGGATTGGTGATAAATGAATAGATTCAATTAGATACGGCTCAGTGTTCTTGACATTTTATAGCTTTAACCGAGATAAGCGAGGCGAACGAGTTACGCGTAGCCTTTTCCAATTGGGTGATCACTAGACTCGTGGTATTTTGGAGGGCGCGCGGGCTTGGTAGACTTCAACATACCTTTTTAATTTCTTCAACGATTCTGCTCATCGATTTATCAGCGCCAGCATGAACGAGACCGGTCAACCAGCTTTGAAACTCTGGTACTCCCCAGGAGCGTGCTCACTCGCAGCCCACGTTATCCTCCTTGAGACACGCCTTAAATTCGACCTAGTGCTTGCCCAAGTCGGCCATTTCACAGATGAATTCATGGAACTCAATCCCAAGGGACGCGTGCCTGTTTTGTCATTTGACGGCGAAATCATTACCGAGACACCCGCAATCCTTACCGCGATTTCATGCTTAGTTCCCGAGAAGCTCCTTCTGGGACAAACCACCTTGGAAACTGCTCGAGTATACGAATGGTTGGGTTATTTATCGGGAACCCTACATGGCCAGGGCTTTGGCGCATTGTGGAGGCCAGGAAGGTTCCTTGATGATGAGAGTATGTTTCCTAGGCTACAAGAGCAGGCGGAGCGGACAATTCGACAGTGCTACAGCTTTATAGAGGACAAGTTTGCCTCTAGTCAGAGCCTTTATGCAGTGGGAGAGTCGTTTACTATTGTCGACCCTTTTCTGTTTGTTCTTTATCGCTGGGGATACCGGGTTAAAATCGAAATGCGATCTGAGTATCCGCACTTCGCTGCCTGGGCGGCTAGAATCTCTATCAAGGATTCTGTGATTAGAGCGCGGGAGACCCATGTTGGCATCTAAGGCAAAACGGGTGATCTATTCTGAAAATTTCCTTCGATCTTTGAATCTCTGGCTCGGACTCACAGGAAACCTACTGGTCCGCGTAACTCGCTATTCTCGCTTAACTCGCATAACTGTCAAGAGCTCTGGCCCGGGGTGTCTCCATACGGGATGCAAGGATGAATCTAGAATCCCATGGTGGCCAACATGTACGTGCCAATTT
Encoded proteins:
- a CDS encoding uncharacterized protein (ID:PFLUO_004277-T1.cds;~source:funannotate) codes for the protein MNETGQPALKLWYSPGACSLAAHVILLETRLKFDLVLAQVGHFTDEFMELNPKGRVPVLSFDGEIITETPAILTAISCLVPEKLLLGQTTLETARVYEWLGYLSGTLHGQGFGALWRPGRFLDDESMFPRLQEQAERTIRQCYSFIEDKFASSQSLYAVGESFTIVDPFLFVLYRWGYRVKIEMRSEYPHFAAWAARISIKDSVIRARETHVGI